A single region of the Streptomyces sp. NBC_01262 genome encodes:
- a CDS encoding cation-translocating P-type ATPase — protein MTGTTTDASPPMASGPETGAAATRSAVPAQSLAPGDVLGALGGSLRGLSGQDVSARQRRYGLNELPRPRKKGQWRRFAAQFTDLFAVVLLIASGLTFLAYGLQHPRDVGNLQLALAIAAVVLLNAVIGFAQEYSAERTAESLQAMVPHTCRALRGGERQELPVRELVPGDLVVLDTGDAVPADCRLVEAQGMSVNNAALTGESAAAGRSAEATTAATVLEARNCVFMGTTVLTGTGKAVVFATGAETEFGRIFRLAESAPQQKTPLQRQVAVMARRVAGLAVVIGAVVLAVRLPTGQPLITSFVFSLGVMVAMVPEGLPATLSVSLAIGVRRMARRQALVKRLLAVEALGSTTVICTDKTGTLTQAEMTVTRLWAAGEPHAVSGVGYAPDGEITAAGSVRQLLRVASLCGNARVLPPSDQAGWRVLGDTTEGAILVAASKAGLDLAAEEAATPRTAEFPFDAALKLMSTVHADREAGGGLFVHAKGAPQELLARCTHIDWGGDRRPLTDELRATVTAANDDMASNGLRVLAAASRPARQQPRSRDEAESGLTLLGLIGMLDPPRPEVAEAVRACRRAGIRIVMVTGDHPLTAEAIARRVGIVREPHPVVVTGAELDAMDAAGLDAVLARDAELLLCRVSPEHKMRVVAAFQRRGEVVAVTGDGANDAPALKHADIGVSMGATGTDVAREASVMVLLDDSFASIAAAVELGRSVYRNIRKFLVYLFSHNIAELAPILVATFVGFPLVPLMAVQVLAIDLGSDVLPALALGAEPPEPDVMDNPPRSPREPLFSADVVRRFVFLGTIQALGVCAVFFWHIHASGIPYADFTADNPVYREAITLTQAGIVVSQFFNALAVRTDRESVFRVGLLSNPRLIVAGCIGIALMAAISYAPPLQAVFHTAPLSAADWAVLTALGVLLLAAEETRKWALRRRHPMTKGDQR, from the coding sequence ATGACAGGCACCACGACGGACGCGTCGCCTCCCATGGCGAGCGGTCCGGAGACCGGCGCCGCCGCCACCCGAAGTGCGGTGCCGGCGCAGAGCCTGGCGCCCGGGGACGTTCTCGGCGCGTTGGGCGGGTCGCTCAGGGGGCTGTCCGGGCAGGATGTCAGCGCCCGGCAGCGGCGATACGGCCTGAACGAGCTGCCGCGTCCTCGGAAGAAGGGCCAGTGGCGGCGGTTCGCGGCACAGTTCACGGATCTGTTCGCGGTGGTGCTGCTCATCGCATCGGGTCTGACCTTCCTCGCGTACGGGCTGCAGCACCCCCGTGACGTGGGAAATCTGCAGCTGGCGCTGGCGATTGCGGCCGTGGTGCTGCTGAACGCGGTGATCGGCTTCGCCCAGGAGTACTCCGCCGAGCGCACCGCCGAGTCGCTGCAGGCGATGGTGCCGCACACCTGCCGAGCGCTGAGGGGCGGGGAGCGGCAGGAGCTGCCGGTCCGCGAGCTGGTGCCCGGCGACCTGGTGGTGCTCGATACCGGGGACGCGGTGCCCGCGGACTGCCGGCTCGTCGAGGCGCAGGGGATGTCGGTGAACAACGCGGCGCTGACCGGGGAGAGCGCGGCCGCAGGTCGCAGTGCCGAGGCGACGACGGCGGCCACCGTTCTGGAGGCCAGGAACTGCGTGTTCATGGGCACCACGGTGCTCACCGGTACCGGGAAGGCGGTGGTGTTCGCCACAGGGGCGGAGACCGAGTTCGGCCGGATCTTCCGCCTGGCGGAATCGGCGCCGCAGCAGAAGACACCGTTGCAGCGCCAGGTGGCCGTGATGGCCCGGCGGGTGGCGGGGCTGGCCGTGGTGATCGGGGCGGTCGTGCTGGCGGTGCGGCTGCCGACCGGGCAGCCGCTGATCACGTCGTTCGTCTTCTCCCTCGGCGTGATGGTCGCCATGGTTCCGGAAGGTCTTCCGGCCACGCTGTCGGTGTCGCTGGCGATCGGCGTACGGCGCATGGCGCGGCGGCAGGCCCTGGTCAAGCGGCTGCTGGCGGTGGAGGCGCTGGGGTCGACAACGGTCATCTGCACGGACAAGACCGGGACGCTGACGCAGGCAGAGATGACCGTCACCCGGCTGTGGGCGGCCGGAGAGCCACACGCCGTCTCCGGGGTGGGCTATGCCCCCGACGGCGAGATCACGGCTGCCGGATCCGTACGGCAACTGCTGAGGGTGGCTTCGCTGTGCGGCAACGCCCGGGTGCTGCCGCCGTCGGATCAGGCCGGCTGGCGGGTGCTGGGCGACACCACCGAGGGGGCGATCCTCGTCGCGGCCTCGAAGGCCGGGCTCGATCTCGCGGCGGAGGAGGCGGCCACGCCGCGAACGGCGGAGTTCCCCTTCGACGCGGCGCTCAAGCTGATGAGCACCGTGCACGCGGACCGCGAGGCCGGAGGCGGCCTGTTCGTCCATGCCAAGGGCGCTCCCCAGGAACTGCTGGCCCGATGCACCCACATCGACTGGGGCGGTGACCGCCGCCCGCTCACCGACGAGCTCCGGGCCACCGTCACGGCCGCCAACGACGACATGGCGTCCAACGGGCTACGGGTGCTGGCCGCCGCGTCACGCCCGGCGCGGCAGCAGCCCCGTTCGCGGGACGAGGCAGAGTCCGGGCTGACCCTCCTGGGGCTGATCGGCATGCTCGACCCGCCCCGGCCGGAGGTCGCGGAGGCGGTACGCGCCTGCCGCCGGGCCGGGATCCGGATCGTCATGGTGACCGGCGACCACCCGCTCACCGCCGAGGCCATCGCCCGGCGCGTGGGCATCGTCCGGGAGCCGCACCCCGTCGTGGTCACCGGCGCCGAGCTCGACGCGATGGACGCCGCCGGGCTGGACGCGGTGCTGGCCAGGGACGCCGAGCTGCTGCTGTGCCGGGTCAGCCCGGAGCACAAGATGCGGGTGGTCGCCGCCTTCCAGCGGCGGGGCGAGGTCGTCGCGGTCACCGGCGACGGAGCCAATGACGCCCCCGCGCTGAAACACGCCGACATCGGGGTCTCGATGGGCGCCACCGGCACCGACGTGGCCCGCGAGGCCTCGGTGATGGTGCTGCTCGACGACTCGTTCGCCTCGATCGCCGCCGCCGTCGAACTCGGCAGGTCGGTCTACCGCAACATCCGCAAGTTCCTGGTCTATCTCTTCAGCCACAACATCGCCGAGCTGGCCCCGATCCTGGTCGCCACGTTCGTCGGATTCCCGCTGGTCCCGCTGATGGCCGTGCAGGTCCTCGCGATCGACCTCGGCTCCGACGTGTTGCCCGCCCTCGCCCTGGGCGCCGAGCCGCCCGAGCCGGACGTGATGGACAACCCGCCGCGCTCCCCGCGCGAGCCGCTGTTCTCCGCCGACGTGGTCCGCCGGTTCGTCTTCCTCGGCACCATCCAGGCGCTCGGGGTGTGCGCGGTGTTCTTCTGGCACATCCACGCCTCCGGCATCCCGTACGCCGACTTCACGGCGGACAACCCCGTCTACCGCGAGGCGATCACCCTGACCCAGGCCGGGATCGTCGTCAGCCAGTTCTTCAACGCCCTGGCGGTGCGCACCGACCGGGAGAGCGTCTTCCGGGTCGGGCTGCTGTCCAACCCCCGGCTGATCGTCGCGGGCTGCATCGGCATCGCGCTGATGGCGGCCATCAGCTACGCGCCGCCGCTGCAGGCCGTCTTCCACACCGCGCCGCTGTCCGCCGCCGACTGGGCGGTTCTGACCGCGCTCGGCGTACTGCTGCTCGCGGCCGAGGAAACCCGTAAGTGGGCGCTGCGCCGCCGGCACCCCATGACGAAAGGGGACCAGCGATGA
- a CDS encoding potassium channel family protein — protein MKVVIAGAGRLGCQIAQVLGAARNDVTLIEADDDVADGLADRLPARLLAGDACEPSVLEEAGALTADLVIATTGEDEDNLVICLLAKRQFAAPRVVARINDTENTWLFDQRWGVDAAVPAATPLISLIEEATSATDTVALLRLSKAGVNVIETTIGPRSRAVGRVLADIPVPAGTVVAAVIRDGEPTAPAAELRLQPGDELLLVSHSATEKEVHTAFQ, from the coding sequence ATGAAGGTCGTCATCGCCGGAGCCGGCCGGCTCGGCTGCCAGATCGCACAGGTACTCGGTGCCGCCCGCAACGACGTCACGCTCATCGAGGCGGACGACGACGTGGCCGATGGGCTGGCGGACCGGCTGCCCGCCCGCCTGCTGGCCGGCGACGCCTGCGAGCCCTCCGTACTGGAGGAGGCCGGTGCGCTCACCGCCGACCTCGTCATCGCGACCACCGGCGAGGACGAGGACAACCTGGTCATCTGCCTGCTCGCCAAACGCCAGTTCGCGGCGCCGCGGGTGGTGGCCCGGATCAACGACACCGAGAACACCTGGCTGTTCGACCAGCGCTGGGGCGTGGACGCGGCCGTGCCCGCCGCCACCCCGCTCATCTCCCTCATCGAAGAAGCCACCAGCGCCACCGACACCGTCGCCCTGCTCCGGCTGAGCAAAGCGGGTGTCAACGTCATCGAAACCACCATCGGCCCGCGGTCCCGGGCCGTGGGCCGCGTACTCGCCGACATCCCCGTCCCGGCCGGCACCGTCGTCGCCGCCGTCATCCGTGACGGCGAGCCCACCGCACCGGCCGCCGAGCTGCGGCTCCAGCCGGGAGACGAACTCCTCCTGGTCTCCCACTCCGCCACGGAGAAAGAGGTCCATACGGCCTTCCAGTGA
- a CDS encoding potassium channel family protein: MRVIVVGCGRVGSELAVRLTAEGHDVRVVDRDPKARRRLPAGFGGRFLSGSGYSRTVLQDAGIEHADALVAVTSGDNTNIVSARTAKETYRVPLVLARIYDPRRADIYRELGIPTIASVRWTVHQLHQMLLHRHLTPELDFGNGETLLMRSTLPGYLDGRRLSELEVDGEIRIVEVTRGGRSFLPTPSTPARPGDLVTFAVAATALGRLRGFLDKELGT; the protein is encoded by the coding sequence ATGAGAGTCATCGTGGTGGGCTGCGGACGGGTCGGCTCGGAGCTGGCCGTCCGGCTCACGGCCGAGGGCCACGACGTACGGGTCGTCGACCGCGATCCGAAGGCGCGGCGCAGGCTGCCCGCCGGCTTCGGCGGCCGGTTCCTGAGCGGCAGCGGCTACAGCCGCACGGTCCTTCAGGACGCCGGCATCGAGCATGCCGACGCCCTCGTCGCCGTCACCTCGGGCGACAACACCAACATCGTCAGCGCCCGCACCGCCAAGGAGACCTACCGGGTCCCGCTCGTCCTCGCCCGGATCTACGATCCACGGCGCGCGGACATCTACCGCGAGCTGGGCATCCCCACCATCGCCAGCGTCCGGTGGACCGTGCATCAGCTGCACCAGATGCTGCTGCACCGGCATCTGACGCCCGAGCTCGACTTCGGCAACGGCGAGACCCTGCTGATGCGCTCCACGCTGCCCGGCTATCTCGACGGCCGCAGGCTGTCCGAGCTGGAGGTGGACGGCGAGATCCGGATCGTCGAGGTCACCAGGGGCGGCCGGTCGTTCCTGCCCACCCCCAGTACCCCCGCCCGGCCGGGCGACCTGGTCACCTTCGCCGTGGCCGCCACGGCGCTGGGCAGGCTGCGCGGCTTTCTGGACAAGGAGCTCGGCACATGA
- a CDS encoding Gmad2 immunoglobulin-like domain-containing protein → MRIVSTPVVITTAVLAAGTVLAACAGGGPAASPSASGTPSDAASGTTGGTSGGTTGSPGRTATPSATLSPTPRQVRTSVYFLHGGNLSPAPRTVTPPATAAAALRALLAGPDGYERAHRRGTEIPSGTTLRSIAVHGRVATVDLSGRYDDGGGSLSMRSRLAQVVFTATRFSGIDKVRFELDGKPVTAFGGEGIVLNHPVGRADFEDVAPAVLVESPLIGDTVSAPVRVRGTANTFEAVFRLRITDAAGRVAADVRVTATSGSGTRGTFDVTIPCRAHRAGSGTLTAYFDSPKDGAEVTVDTVPLILTR, encoded by the coding sequence ATGCGCATCGTGTCCACCCCTGTGGTGATCACAACCGCCGTGCTCGCGGCGGGCACCGTGCTGGCCGCCTGCGCAGGCGGCGGACCGGCTGCTTCACCGAGCGCCTCGGGCACGCCCTCAGATGCGGCCTCCGGTACGACCGGCGGCACCTCGGGTGGCACCACCGGCAGCCCCGGCCGCACCGCCACCCCCTCTGCGACGCTCTCGCCCACGCCACGGCAGGTGCGCACCTCCGTGTACTTCCTGCACGGCGGGAATCTCTCCCCGGCCCCGCGTACCGTGACCCCGCCCGCCACCGCGGCAGCCGCCCTGCGGGCCCTGCTGGCCGGTCCGGACGGCTACGAGCGTGCCCACCGGCGCGGTACGGAGATCCCCTCCGGCACGACGCTCCGCTCGATCGCGGTCCACGGCCGCGTCGCGACCGTCGATCTGTCCGGACGCTACGACGACGGTGGCGGCAGCCTCTCCATGAGGTCCCGCCTCGCCCAGGTCGTGTTCACCGCCACGCGGTTCTCCGGGATCGACAAGGTGCGGTTCGAGCTGGACGGCAAGCCGGTCACGGCCTTCGGCGGCGAGGGCATCGTCTTGAACCACCCCGTGGGCCGTGCGGACTTCGAGGACGTGGCGCCGGCCGTCCTGGTGGAATCGCCGCTCATCGGCGACACCGTGAGCGCCCCGGTCCGGGTCCGGGGCACCGCCAACACCTTCGAGGCGGTCTTCCGGCTGCGGATCACCGACGCCGCCGGGCGGGTCGCGGCCGACGTCCGCGTCACCGCCACCTCGGGCTCGGGCACGCGCGGCACCTTCGACGTGACGATCCCCTGCCGTGCCCACCGGGCCGGTTCCGGCACCCTGACGGCGTACTTCGACTCGCCGAAGGACGGCGCCGAGGTCACCGTCGACACCGTCCCCTTGATCCTGACTCGGTGA
- a CDS encoding oxygenase MpaB family protein: MGCADPGLFGPDSVTWQMHGDPMMWIAGVRALYLQALHPRAVRGVLQNSDIRKDAWGRLLRTANFVGTITYGSTLEAERAAAKVRAIHRRLTATDPETGERYAVDEPELLLWVHCAEIDSYLDTGRRSGFPLTDAQADAYVDEQRTAARLVGLDPVEHGIPADREQLAAYFEKVRPELAATDEAFEVFAFLQAPPVPWALVPFRYVVWQRATALAYAALPPFAQAMYGRPAPPVETATRRLRTTGRALRVVPGYLRWQLPPGHIPKAVGRLGPGTHPSAYRLR, encoded by the coding sequence ATGGGATGCGCGGACCCCGGGCTGTTCGGGCCCGACTCGGTGACGTGGCAGATGCACGGCGATCCGATGATGTGGATCGCCGGGGTGCGGGCGCTGTACCTGCAGGCGCTGCACCCGCGTGCGGTGCGGGGCGTGCTCCAGAACAGCGACATCCGTAAGGACGCCTGGGGCCGGCTGCTGCGCACCGCGAATTTCGTCGGCACGATCACCTACGGCAGCACGCTGGAGGCCGAACGAGCCGCCGCCAAGGTGCGCGCGATCCACCGCAGGCTGACGGCCACCGACCCGGAGACCGGCGAGCGGTACGCCGTGGACGAGCCCGAGCTCCTCCTGTGGGTGCACTGCGCGGAGATCGACTCCTATCTCGACACCGGCCGGCGCTCCGGCTTCCCGCTGACCGACGCCCAGGCGGACGCGTACGTGGACGAGCAGCGCACCGCCGCCCGTCTGGTCGGCCTCGACCCGGTGGAGCACGGCATACCCGCCGACAGGGAGCAACTGGCGGCCTACTTCGAGAAGGTGCGTCCCGAACTGGCCGCCACCGACGAGGCGTTCGAGGTGTTCGCGTTCCTGCAGGCGCCGCCGGTGCCGTGGGCGCTGGTGCCGTTCCGGTACGTGGTGTGGCAACGGGCGACGGCGCTCGCGTACGCCGCGCTGCCGCCGTTCGCGCAGGCGATGTACGGCCGTCCGGCGCCGCCGGTGGAGACGGCGACCCGGCGGCTGAGGACGACGGGCCGGGCGCTGCGGGTGGTGCCGGGGTATCTGAGATGGCAGTTGCCGCCGGGGCATATTCCGAAGGCGGTGGGGCGGCTCGGGCCGGGCACGCATCCGTCGGCGTACAGATTGCGCTGA
- a CDS encoding universal stress protein produces MDTHESPHGHVVVGVDGSQQAGRALEQAVGEARRRGVPLEIVHGLPWVRHLGTGPQYAAPSPGDARDLVESAAARAVRFVPGLQVLVSPVAEDAAALLVRRSRDAALTVVGTRGLGGFAGLMLGSVSLRVAAHAAGPLLVVRGDLPPEHNRLRHDTVLLGIADATDADAAAFAFEEAAARNAKLTVLHAWTYRHFTPPGEPLTHTGPTREDIARLARSEAEVPERVVAALREKYPQVRTRIRTVRGSAASILVEASRAADVVVAAAHRRQSPLALRLGPVDHALLHHAHCPVALVPDLPDGAS; encoded by the coding sequence ATGGACACGCACGAGTCGCCGCATGGACATGTGGTCGTCGGGGTGGACGGTTCGCAGCAGGCCGGGCGTGCGCTGGAGCAGGCGGTGGGGGAGGCGCGGCGGCGCGGTGTGCCGCTGGAGATCGTGCACGGACTGCCGTGGGTACGCCACCTGGGCACCGGGCCGCAGTACGCCGCGCCCTCGCCCGGTGACGCCCGCGACCTGGTGGAATCGGCCGCGGCGAGGGCCGTCCGGTTCGTCCCCGGGCTGCAGGTGCTGGTCTCGCCGGTGGCCGAGGACGCGGCGGCGCTGCTCGTACGGCGCAGCCGGGACGCGGCGCTCACCGTGGTCGGCACCCGGGGGCTCGGCGGTTTCGCGGGGCTGATGCTCGGCTCGGTCAGCCTGCGGGTCGCCGCCCACGCCGCCGGCCCGCTGCTGGTCGTACGCGGCGACCTGCCGCCCGAGCACAACCGGCTGCGGCACGACACCGTGCTGCTGGGCATCGCGGACGCGACCGACGCCGACGCGGCGGCCTTCGCCTTCGAGGAGGCCGCCGCCCGGAACGCGAAGCTGACGGTGCTCCATGCCTGGACCTACCGGCACTTCACCCCGCCCGGCGAACCGCTGACGCACACCGGGCCGACCCGCGAGGACATCGCGCGACTGGCCCGAAGCGAAGCGGAGGTGCCGGAGCGGGTGGTGGCCGCGCTGCGCGAGAAGTACCCGCAGGTGCGGACGCGCATCAGGACCGTGCGCGGCTCGGCCGCGAGCATCCTGGTCGAGGCGAGCCGGGCCGCCGATGTCGTCGTGGCCGCCGCCCACCGCAGGCAGAGCCCGCTGGCGCTGCGTCTGGGCCCGGTCGACCACGCTCTGCTGCACCACGCGCACTGCCCGGTGGCCCTGGTGCCCGACCTTCCCGACGGCGCCTCATGA
- a CDS encoding ABC transporter permease, which translates to MRALPAVPALRVVLAIAAKDLRQRLRDKSAWILVFLAPVVISGLMAMAIGNTVTFHADLAVADLDHGPAATALVKTLRSPELAGNVSVRTYATRAQARAALTAGKVQAAIIVPAGFTASISGAAPAPVTVLDSVDYPLQAQVARAVTQSYVAQVNADRLSVGTALAAGASSEDLPQLAAKAALLRLPESVAPSGLTDDPLKAISYYAPSMGIFFVLFTVGFGARSYFAEQEQGTLDRLAAAPVARGAILVGKSLSTFVYSLAGLATVTVASWLLFGARWADPAGVAALCVAMAVAVVCLTALVTSLARTQRQAEGLSSIVVFALVLTGGNFVFTSVGPSLLRRLALFTPNGWALRGFTDLGTGVGGWTAVGGPLLGIGAFSLAVAALTALLLRLRRTA; encoded by the coding sequence ATGCGTGCCCTGCCGGCCGTGCCCGCTCTGCGCGTCGTTCTCGCCATCGCGGCCAAGGACCTGCGCCAGCGGCTCCGGGACAAGTCCGCGTGGATCCTGGTCTTCCTCGCCCCCGTGGTCATCTCCGGGCTGATGGCGATGGCGATCGGCAACACCGTGACCTTCCACGCAGATCTGGCCGTCGCCGACCTCGACCACGGACCCGCCGCCACCGCGCTGGTGAAGACCCTCCGCTCCCCCGAACTGGCCGGGAACGTCTCCGTACGGACCTACGCCACCCGCGCCCAGGCCCGCGCCGCGCTCACCGCCGGGAAGGTGCAGGCCGCGATCATCGTGCCCGCCGGCTTCACCGCCTCGATCAGCGGGGCCGCGCCGGCGCCGGTCACCGTGCTGGACAGCGTCGACTACCCGCTCCAGGCCCAGGTCGCCCGAGCCGTCACCCAGTCGTACGTGGCCCAGGTCAACGCGGACCGCCTCTCGGTGGGCACAGCGCTCGCCGCCGGAGCCTCCTCCGAGGATCTGCCCCAACTGGCCGCCAAGGCAGCCTTGTTGAGGCTGCCCGAATCGGTGGCTCCGTCCGGGCTGACCGACGATCCGCTCAAGGCGATCAGCTACTACGCACCGAGCATGGGCATCTTCTTCGTCCTGTTCACCGTCGGTTTCGGCGCCCGCAGCTACTTCGCCGAGCAGGAGCAGGGCACCCTGGACCGGCTCGCCGCCGCACCGGTCGCCCGGGGCGCGATCCTGGTCGGCAAGTCGCTGTCGACCTTCGTCTACAGCCTCGCCGGTCTGGCCACGGTGACCGTCGCCTCGTGGCTGCTGTTCGGCGCGCGCTGGGCCGACCCGGCCGGGGTGGCCGCGCTGTGCGTCGCCATGGCGGTCGCGGTGGTCTGCCTGACCGCGCTCGTGACCTCTCTGGCGCGCACCCAGCGGCAGGCCGAGGGCCTGTCGTCGATCGTGGTGTTCGCGCTGGTCCTGACCGGCGGCAACTTCGTCTTCACCTCCGTCGGCCCGTCGCTGCTGCGCCGGCTGGCGCTGTTCACCCCCAACGGCTGGGCGCTGCGCGGCTTCACCGACCTCGGCACGGGGGTCGGCGGCTGGACCGCGGTCGGCGGACCGCTGCTCGGCATCGGCGCCTTCTCGCTCGCGGTCGCCGCCCTGACCGCCCTGCTGCTCCGCCTGAGGAGGACGGCATGA
- a CDS encoding universal stress protein yields MTELTDARPIVVGVDGSGASLAALRWAVPQAHRLGAPIVAVHARERTDRLRAVYAPLPAHRAPADEWPRPDRAWTAALTEAGVRVVTAEGLPTAVLLRYADDALMLVVGRGAQGDGRLPGLGPVARDCVRKARCPVVTVPEPRAAPRSVTAPVRS; encoded by the coding sequence ATGACGGAACTCACGGACGCGCGGCCGATTGTCGTCGGAGTCGACGGATCGGGCGCATCGCTCGCCGCGCTGCGGTGGGCCGTGCCCCAGGCCCACCGGCTGGGCGCGCCCATCGTGGCGGTCCACGCCCGGGAACGGACCGACAGGCTGCGCGCGGTCTACGCGCCCCTCCCCGCACACCGTGCCCCGGCCGACGAGTGGCCGCGCCCGGACCGGGCGTGGACCGCCGCCCTGACGGAAGCCGGCGTACGGGTCGTGACGGCCGAGGGGCTGCCGACGGCCGTGCTGCTGCGGTACGCCGATGACGCGCTGATGCTCGTGGTGGGACGCGGGGCTCAGGGGGACGGCCGGCTTCCCGGCCTGGGTCCGGTCGCCCGTGACTGCGTACGGAAGGCCCGGTGCCCGGTCGTCACCGTGCCGGAGCCCAGAGCGGCTCCCCGTTCGGTGACCGCCCCCGTCAGGAGCTGA
- a CDS encoding ABC transporter ATP-binding protein produces the protein MSAVTAPTAAPPETARGVLECTHLVRRFGDRTAVDDVTLSVAPGETYGLLGPNGAGKTTTIRMACGLLRPDSGTVHVAGRPVGTGAGPAKRLIGYVPQEVALYADLSVRENLRFFGRLYRLPRRRLDRRVDEVLELTDLTSRAGDRVDSLSGGMRRRLNIGAGLVHSPTLLVLDEPTVGVDPQSRHAILESVRRFGEEGMAVLYTTHYMEEAERLCDRVGIIDRGRLVAEGTPRELVNLVAEHDRVRLTASGDLASYAAACRELPRVEGADVGGDHGDMVQAVVRDARSLLPVLLDLAHEHAIQIRSVEIVEPDLEAVFLHLTGTALRE, from the coding sequence ATGTCCGCAGTGACCGCACCAACGGCAGCCCCGCCGGAGACCGCGCGGGGCGTCCTGGAATGCACGCATCTGGTCAGGCGCTTCGGTGACCGCACCGCCGTCGACGACGTCACCCTCTCCGTGGCGCCCGGCGAGACCTACGGCCTCCTGGGGCCCAACGGGGCCGGGAAGACGACGACGATCCGGATGGCCTGCGGGCTGCTGCGACCGGACAGCGGGACCGTCCACGTCGCCGGGCGGCCGGTCGGCACCGGGGCCGGGCCGGCGAAACGGCTGATCGGCTACGTGCCGCAGGAGGTCGCGCTCTACGCCGACCTCAGCGTGCGCGAGAACCTGCGCTTCTTCGGCCGCCTGTACCGGCTGCCGCGCCGCCGGCTCGACCGGCGGGTCGACGAGGTCCTGGAGCTGACCGACCTGACGAGCCGGGCCGGCGACCGGGTCGACTCGCTGTCCGGCGGAATGCGCAGGCGGCTCAACATCGGCGCCGGGCTGGTGCACTCCCCGACGCTGCTGGTGCTCGACGAGCCCACGGTCGGCGTCGACCCGCAGAGCCGGCACGCGATCCTGGAGAGCGTCCGCCGCTTCGGCGAGGAGGGCATGGCCGTCCTCTACACGACCCACTACATGGAGGAGGCCGAGCGGCTCTGCGACCGGGTCGGCATCATCGACCGAGGCCGCCTGGTCGCCGAGGGCACCCCGCGTGAGCTGGTGAACCTGGTCGCCGAGCACGACCGCGTACGGCTGACGGCCTCCGGCGACCTGGCCTCGTACGCCGCCGCCTGCCGCGAGCTGCCCCGGGTCGAGGGCGCGGACGTCGGCGGCGACCACGGCGACATGGTGCAGGCGGTGGTGCGCGACGCGCGCAGTCTGCTGCCGGTGCTGCTGGACCTCGCTCATGAGCACGCCATCCAGATCAGGAGCGTCGAGATCGTCGAGCCGGACCTCGAAGCGGTCTTCCTGCACCTGACCGGCACCGCCCTGAGGGAGTGA